The Drosophila sechellia strain sech25 chromosome 2L, ASM438219v1, whole genome shotgun sequence region TCACGATGTGGGTGTAAATCATGATGCCGGTGAGCAGAGCCAGCCAGATAGCTCTGCAAGTGGGAGATAGGTAGCTGAATGGTAATGGTATGAGGCCAACTTTTTTAAGCAGGTATCTTTATGTTAGGTTCTTCTTAAATATGAAGATACATTCCATGAAGAGATATCCATGACATCACAAATAATATACACATTATTGCTTAGTTTATTAAGTTTGTTTAGTTAATCTCAGTCTACATATACAACTTCTTAAACTCTTCACTGGTGCTCTAGGCCTAGAGTATAAGCCCTTTTAACTCACTTGGCATATCGAAAGGGTGTCTGATAGAGAAACGGATGCAGGCCATTGATGTAACTCTGACGCAGAAACTCTCGGAACAGGCGCCGATAGTGGGACTCCTCCACCCGAGCCATTGTGTTTGAAGAGTGCTCGAGTTCAGGCGATTTATATAGTGCTATCTACTTCTGTAGTGCTACTGTGAGCTACTGCTCATCAATCAGAGCTCTAATGAAAGTGTGTCAAGTGGAGTGCAATGATGGGGGTGTGTGCTGAGATGGCTGGGTACTGCCACTCTACTCCCGGTTGATGTAGTTGAAAACTGGCCGGAAGGTAAGGAAGTAAATGAACTCGAATGCCGTCACTATGCTGAATCCCATAATTAGTCCCAGCAAGCCGCCAAATGAAGCTGTCAAAGAAAGTATGCTAATCAATattctaataattatttaaatatataagcaATTATATACCCAAGGCGGACAGCCAGTTCTGAAATATGTCCGTTCGATATCTGGTGCTCATTAGATCGCTGAAAAACACATGCAGCAGTATCCTATCTGTGGCATTGCTGCTCGGAAAATCGCgattcattaaaaaaatagaTAAGTAGATAATATATGGGTTATAATACTTGAACGTTGGTCGGTTGGCAAAGTAGCTCATGTCCAGTCGGCCAGTGGTACTCTCAGAAACATAATGATTCGACTGGCAGTCCGGCAGACATCCACAGGGAAAACTATCCGTCTCCCGGACAATTGAGAGCGAGAAATTCAAATTGGCCAGGGCATGGGAAAAGAGTCCTGGCAatacaatatatattattaactagcaaatcaatcaaaattTCTACCCACTTTTGCTGTGAATTATGCAATTGGTTTGCAGCACACCACAAACTTTGTAGCTGCCATTGTTGTAGACGTACGGTGGTAGACAACCACAAAGGTCCACCGTCATCCGGACACGGCACTCGAACATGCAGTTGATAAAGGAGTAGCGCCTAAGGCCATGCATGGCCATTTCGCTTCCAAAGAGGCAATTCCTCAATGACAGATCCATGCGGCGAATATCGTTGGTGGCGTAGGTGGACTCCGGATTTATTCTCACAAAACTCTCCCTCGTCGTGGTGACCACTTTGGTCTCCGAGTTCTCATCCGGAAAGTTATAGGCGTCGTGGAGGAGCAATCGAAAGCCAAAGCCACTAAAGAAGGTGCCATAGTAGTCCGATATCATGGGGTTAAGCAGAACCGAGAGACCCGTGGGATAGCCGCATCCCGTAACGCGATATGGTCGCTTTGGAACCTGGTACGCAATTTTCCTGCACAGTGAAAGGTGTTAATTATAGTCATTAAAATGGTTCAATTATTTAAACTTACTCTGGAAAATTGTTGCTGATACCGCCAAAATAATTGAAAGTACAGCACTGCCCCTCCATGGTATCTATGCGTTGGAAGAGACTATCGCACCGCGTATTGATGCCCTTCCAAATGCAGTTGGAGATCATTTCGATGCAGTCCGGCGACAATTGCTGGGTGAGTCTGTTCAGTGTAAGGTTGTTAAGGTTCAAAATACGATCGTATATGTGCAGCGAATCATTGCTAATCATGGTATCCACGGGCAAAAGTGTCAGATTGAAGAGGTTATGCAGCTCGGATCTATTGATTCCAACTGGAACTTGCCTGCAAAGGATTTGGAGCAGTTTCACATAAGCTTAAGCATTTGATTCCTATGAGTAAACTCACATTTGGTCCAACAAGCTAAGGGCTTTGATCTTCGATATCTTATTGAAGTTGCATATGGTGACAGCCGGAAAGGGAATATTCCATGTGGGAAAGTGCGAGCTTTCGATAACGGTGACCGTTGGAGTTTCCTGGCTCCAGTACCAGGACACCACGACCAGCACAATGGAGGTGATGATAGCCAGGATCACCACCACTAGCCAAAACCAACGCTCATTGCGACTGATGTCCTGCCGGGTGATGTAACTGAATCCGTGGAGGGACGTGGTCTGGCTGTAGTTGCGCATGTTCTCGGTGAACCATTCTCCGATCTGGCGAAAACGATGTTGGGGCTGGATGGGATTGTGTGAATGGTTGTGGGTAGGATGACTGCGCCTGTGACTGGCGGTGGTGGCCATTTGTTGGGCCTGAACATGGCGCAAGTCGAAGATGCGCCGCTTCTTGAAAGCCATCTCTACAGGCTGACCACCTTAGTTCAACTGTGACTTGGGCGATGTTAAGGTAATTAGGACAGCTCCTAATTAGCCGGCCCTAATGACCTCGCCTCCGTGATTCCCACCCTCTGATTCCTTCGACGTCGCCAAAGTATCTGTTGTCTGGTCAGCCAGTTGCATGTGGGTCGCAcacaagaaaagaaaataagcTCGAAGACCGAAACGAAACTGCAGCCCATAAATAGTCCGGTTATGCCGCCAAAGGTTCCTGCCCACAAAATGGGTTCCTTTATGAGTGCCACTTTCAGGAGCAACCATGTAGGTCATTAGTTAGTACACTTGCCTATGAATGTCAGCCAGTTTTCGTACACGTCCAGGAGCAGCTCCTCCGCAATCGCTGAGTCGTAGTAGACACGGACACGGACCTCATTTGTGGACTCTTCATTGCTAAGGTATTAATTAGAAAGACTAGTTTTTAAAATCAATATGAATTAATGCAAAAAGTTATTTGAAAAGTTATCTAATGAATAACAGAAGAGGAAAGTAAAGGtacaataaaattatcttCAATTTTATGTCAAATAATTCTTAAGCTCAAAATCGTAATAATAACACCATATGGACTATTTCCTATTATACTgtgtggacgccgaaaaatgaatatatgcaCTCAATAATTTCACAAAGCCTTTATTCAACTTGTCTCTTTAAGCACACGCCACCGAATGCCGCGTCTCGCCTATTCCtcttttcttatgctctctgaagtctgtatgcgtttgtgagtgagctaggtatacattcttatctcttaatgctagcttataagtaagagcgagataacaataatattcttattcctaacgggaatatgatctgccactatgggcttcatacctaagactatgctactacatggtacagtgggccttatgagtgttcatcctaccacaactGCTTAATCATTTTTATGGTGCAcattcaaataaacaaataagtaTTACCTTGTGTTAA contains the following coding sequences:
- the LOC6611855 gene encoding sodium channel protein Nach, with the translated sequence MAFKKRRIFDLRHVQAQQMATTASHRRSHPTHNHSHNPIQPQHRFRQIGEWFTENMRNYSQTTSLHGFSYITRQDISRNERWFWLVVVILAIITSIVLVVVSWYWSQETPTVTVIESSHFPTWNIPFPAVTICNFNKISKIKALSLLDQMQVPVGINRSELHNLFNLTLLPVDTMISNDSLHIYDRILNLNNLTLNRLTQQLSPDCIEMISNCIWKGINTRCDSLFQRIDTMEGQCCTFNYFGGISNNFPEKIAYQVPKRPYRVTGCGYPTGLSVLLNPMISDYYGTFFSGFGFRLLLHDAYNFPDENSETKVVTTTRESFVRINPESTYATNDIRRMDLSLRNCLFGSEMAMHGLRRYSFINCMFECRVRMTVDLCGCLPPYVYNNGSYKVCGVLQTNCIIHSKRLFSHALANLNFSLSIVRETDSFPCGCLPDCQSNHYVSESTTGRLDMSYFANRPTFNNATDRILLHVFFSDLMSTRYRTDIFQNWLSALASFGGLLGLIMGFSIVTAFEFIYFLTFRPVFNYINRE